The Synechococcus sp. RS9916 DNA segment CGACATGGACAAGGCCTTTCGAGCCAGCCGTTATGACAAGGGTGATGCTGATTACATCAACTGCCCGATGAATCAGGAGCAGTACCTCGCGTTTCGTGAGGCACTCCTGGAAGCAGAACAGGCGGAGCTCAAGGACTTCGAGAAAGACAGTGCCACCTTTTTCGAGGGATGCCTTCCCATCGAAGAACTGGCTCGGCGTGGTGAAGACACCATGCGCTACGGCCCCCTCAAACCGATTGGTCTCTGGGATCCCCGGTGGGGCGATGTCAATGATCGCGACGTGCGCCGCGCTAAACGGGCCTATGCCGTGGTGCAACTACGCCAAGAAGACAAGGACGGTCGACTCTGGAACTTGGTGGGATTTCAGACCAATCTCAAGTGGGGAGAGCAGAAACGTGTTCTGCGGCTGATTCCCGGTCTAGAGGAGGCGGAATTTGTGCGCTTTGGGGTGATGCACCGCAACACCTTTCTGGAAGCACCTGAGCTACTTGAGCCAACACTGCAATTCAGACGCCGCGAGCGGCTACTGGCCGCAGGGCAAATCACGGGGACGGAGGGCTATGCCGCTGCAGTGGCAGGCGGGTGGTTGGCGGGCACCAATGCTGCACGTCTGGCCAAGGGTCAGGCCCCAATGACATTGCCCCCCACCTGCATGATTGGCGCCCTTACCCACTTCATCAGTGAGGCTCCCTCAGGCAAGTTTCAGCCGATGCCACCCAATTTCGGACTGCTCCCTGAACTGCCCGAGCGAATCCGTGACAAGCGCCGCCGCTACGGCGCCTACCGAGACAGAGCCCTCAACGATTTGGCCACCGCAACGATGGTGCCAGCAGCGGCATAAGGCTGCACATGTAGTCCCGCTGCTACCAAAAGGGAAACGGGCTACGCCTCCATGGCATCTGCTGACGTTTCTGGGGAGCATCCAATACGCACTGATCACCATCGTCTGATCGAACAACGCTCGTTGCGCATTGGTGTGATTGCCAGTGCCCTCATGGCGGTGGCCGGACTCTGGGTGCACGTGCTGTCCGGGTCCTATGCGTTGCTCCTCGATGGGCTGTATTCCGCAGTCATGGTGGGATCAGGTCTGGTGGCAGCCAGGATCAGTCGCAATGTGGTGCGTCCCCCTGACCGGGCTTACCCCTATGGCTACGACGGCCAGGAAGCGCTCTATGTGTTGTTTCGGTCTCTTGTGCTGATCGGCGTGTTGACCTTTGCAGCGGCAGCCGGTCTAGCCACGGTGATTGATTACGCCAAAGGGCAAACCATCCCGGAAGTAGTGCTGGGTCCGGTCGCCCTTTATTCCGTCGGGATGGTGGTGATTTGCTGGGGACTGGCCTGGTGCCACGACCGGGACTGGCGCAGAACGGGAGCGCAATCGCAATTGCTGCTCACCGAAGCGCGTGCCGCTCGCGTGGATGGACTGATCAGTGGGCTAACGGGCCTTGCCCTACTGAGCACTCCTTTGCTTCGAGAGACCCCTTTGGCTGTTCTGACGCCCATTACCGATTCCCTGCTGGTGCTGGTGGTGAGTGCCGTAGTGCTGCGCGAACCCCTGCAGGCGTTCCTCACCGCCCTGAGCCAAACCGCCGGTGCCTCAGCCGAAAGTGACACGGTGCGATCCACGCGTGCCGCCCTGGAAGACCTCCTCGCTGGCCTGTCCTGCTGGCTGCTAGACCTCACGGTGATGCAGGTGGGACGCACGGCGTTTGTGGTCGTCTATCTCAACCCCAGCCAACCCATGGATGGGGCCGCCATTGACCTGCTGCGGTTACGCATTGAGGAACGCTGCCGGCAGTTGATGACCCGCCCGGTGCGCTCCGAAGTGATCCTCACAGCAACCCCGCCGTTTCCCGTTCACTGACCAATCACCGCAGTCTTGCCAGCACCTAGGGTTCACACCTTGAGACGACTGCCGCTGTGAGCCAACCCGCCTGGGACGTGATCGTGATCGGCTCCGGAATCGGCGGTCTGGTCACAGCCTCCCAGCTGGCAGCCAAGGGGGCCAAAACCCTTGTGCTGGAAAGGTATTTGATCCCCGGTGGGTCTGGGGGCAGCTTCCACAGAAAGGGCTACACCTTCGACGTGGGTGCATCGATGATCTTCGGGTTCGGGGAGAACGGTCACACCAACCTGCTCACCCGCGCTCTGGCGGATGTCGGTCAACGCTGCGAGACCGTGCCCGATCCTGTGCAGCTGGAATATCACCTTCCTGGTGGTCTGACCATGGCTGTCGACCGCGACTACGACAACTTCATTGCTCGCATGAGCGCCCGCTTCCCCCACGAGGCGAAAGGAATCCAAGCGTTCTATGACACCTGTTGGCAGGTGTTCCGCTGTCTGGATGCGATGCCCCTGCTATCGCTCGAGGACCCCGCTTACCTCGCCAAGGTGTTCTTCCGAGCTCCCTTAGCCTGTTTGGGACTGGCACGCTGGCTGCCCTTCAACGTTGGAGACGTCGCCCGCAAACACATCCGTGATCAGGAGTTGCTGCGCCTGATCGACATGGAGTGCTTCTGCTGGTCGGTGATGCCTGCCGATCGCACCCCAATGATCAATGCCGGCATGGTGTTCTCAGACCGTCATGCCGGCGGGATCAATTACCCCAAAGGCGGGGTGGGCGTGATCGCTGAAAAACTGGTGGCAGGGTTGGAAGCCCATGGTGGGAGCATCCGCTACAAGGCTCGCGTCTCCCAGGTGCTGGTGGAGAACGGAACTGCTGTTGGAGTGCGCCTGGCCGATGGCGAGGAGATCAGAGCGCGGCGCGTGGTCAGCAATGCCACCCGTTGGGACACCTTCGCAGGCGAAGGCTCATCCAGGTCAACCCTGGTGGATGCCGAGCACACTCCTTCTGGGGAATCCACCTGGCGGCGCCGCTATCAACCCTCCAGCTCGTTTCTCTCCCTCCATCTCGGCGTGAAAGCCGAGGTGATTCCCGACGGACTGCATTGCCACCACCTGCTGCTGGAGGACTGGCGCGCAATGGAAGCGGAACAGGGAGTGATTTTCGTCTCAATCCCGACCTTGCTGGATCCGTCTTTGGCGCCCGATGGTCACCACATCGTGCACACCTTCACGATGAGCGACATGCGGCACTGGAAAGGGTTAGCTCCCAAGGCCTATGCAGCGAAGAAAGAAGGTGATGCTGCGCGACTGATCGAGCGCCTGGAAGCGCTTCTCCCTGGGCTCTCGAAGGCGATCGACGTGCAGGAAATCGGCACGCCGCGAACCCATCGTCGCTTCCTGGGCCGGATGGGAGGGACCTATGGCCCCATCCCCCTAGGCCGTTTACCTGGCCTGCTGCCGATGCCCTTCAATCGCACCGGTCTTGAACACCTGTATTGCGTTGGTGATTCCTGCTTCCCGGGACAAGGCCTGAATGCGGTCGCCTTCAGTGGTTACGCCTGCAGCCACCGAATCGGAGCTGATCTCGGATTGAATGCGTGGGCATTGCCAGCTTGATCTGGCACGCACGAACGTGCCAGTCGCTTCCTAGGCTCGATGCCGTGGCGAAAGTCTGATTTGAATCGCCCTGAGCAGCCGGGAGCCCACGAGCTGGCCCAATATCTCGAAAGCCGCGGTGAGCTCAGCAAACCGTGGAATTTGCAGTTATTGCGGCTGGCCAAACTCAAGGAATCCCGCAATCAATTGAGCCAGGAAGAGTACCTTTCTGCCATCAAAGATGCACACGCTGATTTGATGCGTCTGGGCGAGTTCTGGAAAGGACGTGAAGCCGAGGTGTTTGGTGGTGAATACATCCCTCCTGAAATCATCGAACCACTGCCCGGTTCAGCCGACGACCGCTAACCCCTAGCCACACCTTCCGCATGACCATCGCGCGTCGTTTCCAGCTCTCGCCACTGATCCGCTTCACTCTTCTTGCTGTATATCTGGCGTTAGTGGTCCCCTTACCCCTGCTCGCTCCTGTGGGACTGCGGCCTTGGCTTCTTATCGCATCCATCACAGGGCTGGGATTGGTTGTCGCCCTGCTTTCAGAACAGGTCACTGTCAACGCCACAGGCTTGAACGTCGGCTATCCCAGCTGGTGCAACTGGTTGTTGCGGCGAGGTTGGTGCCTCAATTGGGACGAAATCCGCGGCTTGGTTCCTGTGGGGACAAGCCAGGGGGGAACGGTGTATTACTTCACCACCCACGACCAGCGTCATCAACTGCTTCCCCAGAGGCTGGAATCATTCCAAGACTTTCTTGGCCTTGTGGAACAACACACCAACCTTGACACCTCAACAATCGGTCGACTCACCCCTCCGTGGACCTATCAACTGTTAGCGGGACTTGCTGTCTCCATGTTGATTGGCGAAGCAACCCTTGGCTTAGCCATCGGTCAGGGGTGGCTAATCATGCCGGCAACTGTTTCAAGCTGAAGGTCGGCTTGAAGCGCTAGGCGCTTCCCTACGACACGACGCTGCGTCAAAGATCAATGGATGTGAAAAACATCTAAAGACCATTGAATCGCATCCGAGGAAATGAGACCCTGATCATGTGATGTCGAAAAAGCATGAATCAGATTCTCAAACTTGTTGATTACCGGGGAGAGCTAGGGCGACTGGCTTACTTCTCAAGAAGTATCTACAGAATCCCACTCATGATCGCAGTGATTGCGATCAACTTCGGCCTCAAACTGTTGCTCGGCTATCCCCCCAGCGTTGAACTTTTTCAGACATCCCTGACGGATCCACTGGTGACGGTGATGTCACTTGTATTCTTTCTTCCCCTCACCATCCGCAG contains these protein-coding regions:
- a CDS encoding DUF805 domain-containing protein, producing MNQILKLVDYRGELGRLAYFSRSIYRIPLMIAVIAINFGLKLLLGYPPSVELFQTSLTDPLVTVMSLVFFLPLTIRRANDAGISFWWVIFFEILYLVPEPSEDMASYGIYTLLVSIPYLVWCLIIVFKPGKALRGHRRSNAT
- the trmFO gene encoding FADH(2)-oxidizing methylenetetrahydrofolate--tRNA-(uracil(54)-C(5))-methyltransferase TrmFO, producing MSTAPTVVVIGAGLAGTEAAWQIANAGVKVRLIEMRPMKRSPAHHSSEFAELVCSNSFGALSSDRAAGLLQEELRRLGSLVIRTADTHAVPAGGALAVDRGRYSAALTAALEEHPLVTIERREQLSLPANDQITVLATGPLTSEALAEDLRGFTGREDCHFFDAASPIVEGESIDMDKAFRASRYDKGDADYINCPMNQEQYLAFREALLEAEQAELKDFEKDSATFFEGCLPIEELARRGEDTMRYGPLKPIGLWDPRWGDVNDRDVRRAKRAYAVVQLRQEDKDGRLWNLVGFQTNLKWGEQKRVLRLIPGLEEAEFVRFGVMHRNTFLEAPELLEPTLQFRRRERLLAAGQITGTEGYAAAVAGGWLAGTNAARLAKGQAPMTLPPTCMIGALTHFISEAPSGKFQPMPPNFGLLPELPERIRDKRRRYGAYRDRALNDLATATMVPAAA
- a CDS encoding cation transporter — protein: MASADVSGEHPIRTDHHRLIEQRSLRIGVIASALMAVAGLWVHVLSGSYALLLDGLYSAVMVGSGLVAARISRNVVRPPDRAYPYGYDGQEALYVLFRSLVLIGVLTFAAAAGLATVIDYAKGQTIPEVVLGPVALYSVGMVVICWGLAWCHDRDWRRTGAQSQLLLTEARAARVDGLISGLTGLALLSTPLLRETPLAVLTPITDSLLVLVVSAVVLREPLQAFLTALSQTAGASAESDTVRSTRAALEDLLAGLSCWLLDLTVMQVGRTAFVVVYLNPSQPMDGAAIDLLRLRIEERCRQLMTRPVRSEVILTATPPFPVH
- the crtH gene encoding carotenoid isomerase; amino-acid sequence: MSQPAWDVIVIGSGIGGLVTASQLAAKGAKTLVLERYLIPGGSGGSFHRKGYTFDVGASMIFGFGENGHTNLLTRALADVGQRCETVPDPVQLEYHLPGGLTMAVDRDYDNFIARMSARFPHEAKGIQAFYDTCWQVFRCLDAMPLLSLEDPAYLAKVFFRAPLACLGLARWLPFNVGDVARKHIRDQELLRLIDMECFCWSVMPADRTPMINAGMVFSDRHAGGINYPKGGVGVIAEKLVAGLEAHGGSIRYKARVSQVLVENGTAVGVRLADGEEIRARRVVSNATRWDTFAGEGSSRSTLVDAEHTPSGESTWRRRYQPSSSFLSLHLGVKAEVIPDGLHCHHLLLEDWRAMEAEQGVIFVSIPTLLDPSLAPDGHHIVHTFTMSDMRHWKGLAPKAYAAKKEGDAARLIERLEALLPGLSKAIDVQEIGTPRTHRRFLGRMGGTYGPIPLGRLPGLLPMPFNRTGLEHLYCVGDSCFPGQGLNAVAFSGYACSHRIGADLGLNAWALPA